In a single window of the Malaciobacter mytili LMG 24559 genome:
- a CDS encoding EAL domain-containing protein, protein MKPIEIKYIDDVTLLKNRSCLLKDLANGKDRILFFLNIDNFSEINCIYGEEIGNIVLLSIAFNLKDTFSINNIYRIGNDEFVVLFDYTKDNFERLILRIKNFTEELIVKGIKTDKLEEQIFISLTSSVSYGERDLLTKAQIAFKVARKNNSYFEIYKIRFEELRNKAINLNLQINKYKEAIRLGKIIAYYQPIIRNSDKKIVKYEALARLSYNEEIISPIHFIELAKRTKLYNKITLDMIKAVFEDFSDREEKVSINISTEDIFNKDIANKIIKELESYENSHNIILEITESGSIKDYDLLNTFIKQVFNKGSSISLDDFGTEYSNLSHISNIDTQYLKIDGHFIKDCHINNKNYEIVKSIVDFCKKLNIETIAEFVETEEIYQLVKKIGVDYSQGHYFGEAQPLNKIKRRT, encoded by the coding sequence ATGAAGCCAATAGAAATAAAATATATAGATGATGTAACACTTTTAAAAAATAGAAGTTGTTTACTTAAAGATTTAGCAAATGGAAAAGATAGAATCTTATTTTTTCTAAATATTGATAATTTTAGTGAAATAAATTGTATATATGGAGAAGAAATTGGCAACATTGTACTTCTAAGTATTGCTTTTAATTTAAAAGATACATTTAGTATAAATAATATATATAGGATTGGAAACGATGAATTTGTTGTTTTATTTGATTATACAAAAGATAATTTTGAAAGACTAATTTTAAGAATTAAAAATTTTACAGAAGAATTGATAGTAAAAGGAATTAAAACTGATAAATTAGAAGAACAAATTTTTATATCTCTAACTTCATCAGTATCTTACGGAGAAAGAGATTTATTAACAAAAGCACAAATTGCTTTTAAAGTTGCAAGAAAAAATAATTCATATTTTGAGATATACAAAATTAGATTTGAAGAGTTAAGAAATAAAGCAATAAATTTAAATCTTCAAATAAATAAATATAAAGAGGCAATAAGATTAGGAAAAATTATTGCATATTATCAACCAATAATAAGAAATAGTGATAAAAAAATAGTTAAATACGAAGCACTTGCAAGATTATCTTATAATGAAGAGATAATTAGTCCCATACATTTTATAGAACTTGCAAAAAGAACAAAGCTATATAATAAAATCACACTAGACATGATAAAAGCTGTATTTGAAGATTTTTCAGATAGAGAAGAAAAAGTATCAATTAATATTTCAACAGAAGATATCTTCAACAAAGACATAGCAAATAAGATAATAAAAGAATTAGAGAGTTATGAAAATTCGCACAATATAATTTTGGAGATTACAGAAAGTGGAAGTATTAAAGATTACGATTTGTTAAACACATTTATTAAACAAGTTTTTAATAAAGGTTCTTCAATTTCATTAGATGATTTTGGGACTGAATATTCAAATTTATCTCATATATCAAATATAGATACACAATATTTAAAAATTGATGGACATTTTATCAAAGATTGTCATATAAATAATAAAAATTATGAAATAGTTAAATCAATTGTAGATTTTTGTAAAAAACTAAATATAGAAACAATTGCAGAATTTGTTGAAACAGAAGAAATATATCAATTAGTTAAAAAAATAGGTGTTGATTATTCACAAGGTCACTATTTTGGTGAAGCACAACCACTAAATAAAATAAAAAGGAGAACATGA